Part of the Pyramidobacter piscolens W5455 genome is shown below.
CCTGCGCGGCGAAAAGCTGGCAGGCCCGCGCGTCGATTTCTCTCACGGCGACGTCGACGCCCACCTGCCTACGCCCGGCAGCTTCGAGGTGTTCTCCCACGGTTTCTTCGAGGGCGGCGCTCAGGCTTACACGCCGTACCGCGGCCGCAAGACCGTGCTCGAACACGTGGCGGAAAAGCTTTCGGCCTTCAACGGCGCGAAGATCGACCCGGCGCAGAATCTGATCCTCACGCCCGGCACGCAGGGCGCCCTGTTCCTCGCCATGGGCGCGAACGTGATGCCCGGCGACAAAGTCGCCATCATCGAGCCCGACTACTTCGCCAACCGCAAGATGGTCGAGTTCTTCGGCGGCGAGCTGGTCCCCGTTCAGATGGATTACGCGAACGTTTCCGGCAAGGCCGGCCTCGACCTCGCCGCGCTGGAAAAGGCGTTTCGGGACGGCGCGAAGCTGTTCCTTTTCTCCAACCCCAACAATCCCGTGGGCTGCGTCTATTCTTGCGAGGAAATCCGCGCCATCGCCGCGCTGGCGAAAAAATACGGCGCCGCGCTGATCGTCGACGAGCTTTACAGCCGCCAGGTCTATCCGGGCGTAAAGTACACCCACCTGGCCGCTCAAAAGGAAGTCCCCGGCAACCTGATCACCATCATCGGCCCCTCCAAGACCGAGTCGCTCAGCGGCTTCCGCCTTGGCGCCGCGTTCGGCAGCGCCGACGTGATCGAACGCATGGAAAAGCTTCAGGCCATCATGGCCCTGCGCTGCCCCGGCTACAACCAGGCCGTGTTCTTCACGTGGTTCGACGAGCCGGCCGGCTGGATGGACGCCCGCGTCGCCGAACACCGGCGCATCCGCGACGACATCATGAAGGTTCTTGCCGCGGCGAAAGGCGTTTCCGCCCGGGCCACCGACGGCGGCAGCTATCTCTTCGTGACTATCCCCGAGCTCGACGTCCGCCTGCACGCTTTCATCCGCATCGTGCGCGAGCTGGCAGACGTGATCGTCACCCCCGGCACCGAGTTCGGCCCCCAGTTCCTGCACCAGTTCCGCATCAACTTCTCGCAGGACCACGACAAGGCCGTCGCCGCCATGGAGCGCCTGCTGGCCGTCATGGACCGCTACCGCAAAAACTAGGCCGCCGCAAAAAATTGAAATTCGTAGTCAATGAAAAGAAACTGAGCAAACAATAGCACAAAGAGGGACGGGAAACGCGCAGGTCGCGTTTCCCGTCCCTCTTTTCTCGTCGGCGGTATTTTTTTCGTTTCGCGATGAACCGTTTTGTCCGATGGTTTTCCAGTTTTTCCACGGGATCAAACGACAGATCGCGGCAATATGGATGATATTCAGGCATTATTTTCTTTATTGACCATGCAGAATGAACTTCTCAAGTCTCAAACTTCATGCTAAGATAAATTTATCTTTCAGATGTCTTTCTTATATAAATTCTGACAAAACATGTGGTTATTAAGAAATCGCGCGCAAGCAATTTTTCGAAACAATACAGGGGGGACCGGTCACATGTTGAAGTACGTGCTGCAGAGGATATCCACGAGTTTGCTGACGCTGTTCGTGATCATTACGCTGACGTTTTTTCTGATGCGGGCCATTCCGGGCGGCCCGTTCACCGACGAAAAGGTGATCCCGCCGGAAATCATGGAGAAGATCCTCGAACGCTACCACATGAACGATCCGCTCTGGAAGCAGTACGGACATTATCTGTGGAACGCGATCCACTTCGATTTCGGGCCGTCTTACCGCTACGAGGGCATGACGGTCAACCAGCTGATCTCCGGTTCGTTCCCCGCCTCCGCTCTGGTCGGTTCGCTGGCGATTTTGCTGTCGCTGGCGGTCGGCATTCCCGCGGGCATCATCTCGGCGCTGCGGCGAGGGCGATGGCAGGACAAGACGGCCATGGTGCTGGCCACGCTGGGGATCACGATACCGAATTACGTGATCGCGACGCTGATGGTTTACCTCTTCGCCTACCGCTGGGGGATCGTCACGGTCGGCTTCTGGGAAGGGCTGCCGACGTCGATCCTGCCGGCAATCACGCTGGCGGGCTATCCGGCGGCGTTCATCTCGCGCCTGACGCGCTCCAGCATGCTCGAAGTGATCCAGCAGGATTACATCCGCACGGCCTACTCCAAGGGACTGCGCGAACGCACGGTCGTGTATATCCACGCGCTGCGCAACGCGATCATCCCCGTCGTCACCTATCTGGGGCCGCTCATCGCGGGCATCCTCACGGGCAGCTTCGTCGTCGAGCAGGTGTTCGGCATTCCCGGCCTGGGCCTGTTCTTCGTGACGAGCATCCAGAACCGCGACTACACGACGATCATGGGCGTGACGATTTTCTTCAGCGCGCTGCTGGTGTTCATGAATCTGCTCGTCGACATCTGCCTCGGCTTCATCGATCCGCGCATCAAGCTGGCCAAATAGGGGGGAAGGCACGATGACTGAAAAAATTTCCGCGGAAGCGCGACCGGTCCGCCTGCCCGATCTGAACGACGCGTCGCTGTTCGAGTTCGTCGGCGCGGAGGAGAAAAACAAGGCGGAGTTCATCCGCCCCAGCCAGACGTACTGGCAGGACGCCTGGCAGCGCCTCAAACGCGACAAGCTGGCGATGTTCGGACTGTTCCTGATCGTCGGCATCTTTCTGATGGCGATCTTCGGGCCGTTGCTTTCGCCCTACGCCTACGACGAACAGGATTTTCTCATCTCCAACGAGTTCCCCTCGTGGGCGCATCCGTTCGGCACCGACATGTTCGGACGCGACATGTTCGTGCGCGTCATGTACGGCGCGCGCATCTCCCTGGCCGTCGGCCTGATGGCCAGCCTCATCAACCTGACGATCGGCGTGATCTACGGCAGCATCTCCGGTTTCGTGGGCGGCCGTACCGACGACGTGATGATGCGCATCGTCGACACGATCCGCAGCGTGCCGACGATGATCTACGTCATTCTGCTGATGGTCGTGGTCGGGCCGGGGCTGAAAAGCATTTTCATCACGCTGGGCATCAACTACTGGACCAACATGGCGCGCATCGTCCGCGCCGAGATCATGCGCGTCAAAAACGAGGAGTTCGTGCTCGCGGCGCGCGTCATCGGCGCCTCGCCGGCGCGCATGCTGCTGCGGCACCTGATCCCCAACGCCATGGGGCCGATCCTCGTCACGCTGACGTTCTGCATCCCGCAGGCGATCTTCGCCGAGGCGTTCCTGAGCTTCGTCGGGCTGGGCGTCAGCGCGCCGATGGCCTCGTGGGGAGTGCTCAGCAGCGACGCGATGAACGCGCTAATGGTCTATCCTTATCAGCTGTTCTTCCCCGCCATGGCGATCTCGCTGACGATCCTCGCGTTCAACTTCTTCGGCGACGGCCTGCGGGACGCGCTCGACCCGCGGCTGCGCAAGTAGGCAAAGAGAGGGGGGATTTCCATGTCGGAAAACATTCTCACGATCAGCGACCTGCACACCTCTTTCTTTACGCCGGTCGGCGAGGTCAAGGCCGTCGGCGGCGTCTCGCTGAAGCTCGCCAAGGGGGAAGTATTGGGCATCGTCGGCGAATCGGGCAGCGGCAAGTCCGTGACGATGCTGTCGATGCTGCATCTGCTCGGCCCGTCGGGCAAGGTCGTCGCCGGTTCGGTCAATTTCGAGGGGCAGGAATTGACGACGATGAACTACAAACAGATGTCGGACATCCGCGCCAACAAAATCTCGATGATTTTCCAGGATCCGATGACCAGCCTCAATCCCGTGCTGTCCATCTCGTACCAGCTGTGCGAGCCGCTGATCCGCCACAAGCACATGAATCGGCCCGAGGCGAAAAAGCGCGTGATCGAGCTGCTCCACGACGTCGGCATCGAGCCGGCCGAAGAACGTATCGGCCAGTATCCGCACCAGTTCTCCGGCGGGCAGCGCCAGCGCCTGATGATCGCCATGGCGCTGGCCTGCAATCCCGACCTGCTCATCGCCGACGAACCGACGACGGCGCTCGACGTGACCGTGCAGGCGCAGATCCTCGAGCTGATGAAGGATCTGCAGAAGAAATGGAACACGGCCATCATCCTCATCACGCACGATCTCGGCGTCATCGCCGGCATGGCCGACCGCGTCGCCGTCATGTACAGCGGGCACATCGTCGAGGAGGGGACGCGGCGCCATATTTTCTACCACCCGGCGCATCCGTACACACAGGGGCTGCTCAAGTCGGTGCCCAATCCCGACAACCTCACCAAGGAACGGCTGGTCCCCATCAAAGGGCAGCCGCCCGATCTGCTCAACCCGCCCAAGGGCTGTCCCTACGCGCTGCGCTGTCCCAAGGCGATGCGCGTCTGCCTGCAGTACCCGCCCGAAACGCAGTTCGTCGAGGAAGGCCATTCAGCCGCGTGCTGGCTTCAGCACGCGCCCCACGGAGGTGACGCGCGATGACCGGCGGTCAGGAAATCCTTCTCGAAGTCACGGATCTGGTCAAACACTTCAACGTGCCCAGGGGCGTTGTGCGCTCCGTCGACGGCGTTTCGTTCAGCATCCGCCGCGGCGAGACGCTCGGCCTGGTCGGCGAGTCCGGCTGCGGCAAGACGACCGCCGGGCGCACGATCATCCGCCTGTACGACGTCACCTCGGGCAGCGTGAAGTGGAAGGGGCACGAGCTGGCGAGCCTTTCGCAGAAAGAAATGATCCCCTACCGCAAAGAGCTGCAGATGATCTTTCAGGATCCGTACGCTTCGCTCAATCCGCGCATGACCGTCGGCGACATCGTGATCGAGCCGATGGTGATCCACGGCGTGCCGCGCGACGAACGCATCGACCGCATGCGCCGCCTGCTTTCCATCGTCGGGCTCAACAGCGAGCACGCCAACCGCTACCCGCACGAGTTCTCGGGCGGGCAGCGTCAGCGCATCGGCATCGCCCGCGCGCTGGCCGTCGAACCGGAATGCATCATCTGCGACGAGCCGATCTCGGCGCTGAACGTGTCCATCCAGGCGCAGATCGTCAACACGCTCGAAGATTTGCAGCGCGATCTGGGGCTGACGTATTTGTTCATCGCCCACGATCTGTCGATGGTCAAGCACATCAGCGACCGCGTCGCCGTCATGTACCTCGGCAACATCGTCGAAGTGGCGGAGAGCAACGAGCTTTATACCAATCCGCTCCATCCCTACACGCAGTCGCTGCTGTCGGCCATTCCCGTCCCCGATCCCGACAAATCCGACGCGAGAAAGCGCATCCAGCTTGTCGGCGAAGTGCCCAGCCCGATCGATCCGCCTTCGGGCTGCAAGTTCCACACCCGCTGCCCGTGGGCGTTCGACCGCTGCGGCGCCGAAGCCCCGCGGCTCGCCGGCGGCGAGCACCAGTGCGCCTGCTGGCTGGTTAACGATTAGGTTTTACCGCGCATCTTTCGTGCGCGTCATTATACGTAAGGAGGATTCAGTCATGAGAAAACGCAGTTGGATTTTGGCGGCAGCCGCGGCGCTTGCCTTGTGCGCGAGCGCGTGCGCGGCGGAAAAGGTCTTCGTTTACAACCTCGGCGTCGAGCCGAGAACGATCGATCCGGCGCTGAACAACGCCACCGACGGCTCCACCGTCATCTACAACCTCTTCGAAGGTCTGGTGCGCGTGTCCCTTGAGGACAAGCCCGAACCGGGGCTGGCCAAGAGCTGGGACGTCTCCGAAGACGGCCTGACCTGGACGTTCCACCTCCGCGACGGCCTCAAATGGCACGACGGCACGCCGCTGACGGCCGAACACTTCCGCTACGGACTGCTGCGCGTCGTCGATCCCAACGTCGCTTCGCCCTACGCCTTCCTCGGCTTCCCCATCGTCAACGCCGAAAACTTTTACAACGGCAAGTGCAAGGCCGAGGACGTCGGCATCAAGGTCATAGACAACACCACCCTCGAACTGAAGCTCGCCTACCAGAACCCGCTGATGCTCGACCACCTGTCCTACCACATCTTCTTCCCCGCCAAGCCCGAAGTCGTCGAAGCCCATCCCCGCGATTGGACGACCTCGCCCGACACGATCCTCTGCAACGGCCCCTTCTATCTCACCGAGTGGAAGCACAACGCCGAAATGACGCTCGTCAAGAATCCCCACTACTGGGACGCCGAGAACGTCAAGATCGACAAGGTGCGCGTCGTCATGATCACCGACCCCAACACCGCGCTCGCGGCGTTCAAGGGCGGCAAGATCGACTTCACCAAGCGGCTGCCTTCCATGCAGATCCCCGTGCTGCTCAAGAGCGGCCAGGCCAAGACCGTCAACACGCTCGGCGTCAGTTTCAGCGTCTTCAACGTCACGCAGCCTCCGTTCGACAACCCGCTCGTGCGCAGAGCTTTCGCGCTGGCCGTCGACCGCCAGGGCATCGTCGACAAGGTGACCATGGCCGGCCAGGCTCCGGCCAACGCCTACATCCCCTACGGCCTGCCCGGGCCGGAAGACGGCAAGGATTTCCGTTCCGCCGGCAAATCCTACTTCAGCAACCGTGCCCAGCCCGAAGAAGCGCGCAAATTGTTGGCCGAGGCCGGCTATCCCGACGGCAAGGGCTTCCCCAAGGTGACCTACAAGTACAACACCAACGAGGGCAACAAGAACATCGCCGAAGCCCTGCAGGCCATGTGGAAGAGGAACCTCGGCATCGAAGTCGAGCTGTACAACGAGGAATGGAAAGTCTTCATCAACACCCGCTTCCAGAAGAACTACCAGATCGCTCGCCACGCTTACCTCGTCGACTTCTTCGATCCCGCCAGCCTGATGGACATTCTCGTTTCCGATTCGCCCGAGAACGTCACCGGCTACAACAACCCCGAATACGACAAGCTCGTCGTGGCGGCCCGGAGCGAAATGGACCACGCCAAGCGCATCGGCTATCTGCTCAAGGCCGAGGACATCCTCATGCAGGATCTGCCCGCGCTGCCCATCAACTACTACTCCACTCCCTACATGGTCAGCGAGCGCGTCAAGGGCATGTACATCTCGCCGCGCAACTGGGACTTCTTCCGCGGCGTCGAGATCGCCGAGTAAAGAGTTTTAAAGACAAAAAGGAGCGGGGCCTGAGCC
Proteins encoded:
- a CDS encoding pyridoxal phosphate-dependent aminotransferase, with the protein product MNIVEKFAMLGIDNAPGQESLQKSERLDLRGEKLAGPRVDFSHGDVDAHLPTPGSFEVFSHGFFEGGAQAYTPYRGRKTVLEHVAEKLSAFNGAKIDPAQNLILTPGTQGALFLAMGANVMPGDKVAIIEPDYFANRKMVEFFGGELVPVQMDYANVSGKAGLDLAALEKAFRDGAKLFLFSNPNNPVGCVYSCEEIRAIAALAKKYGAALIVDELYSRQVYPGVKYTHLAAQKEVPGNLITIIGPSKTESLSGFRLGAAFGSADVIERMEKLQAIMALRCPGYNQAVFFTWFDEPAGWMDARVAEHRRIRDDIMKVLAAAKGVSARATDGGSYLFVTIPELDVRLHAFIRIVRELADVIVTPGTEFGPQFLHQFRINFSQDHDKAVAAMERLLAVMDRYRKN
- a CDS encoding ABC transporter permease encodes the protein MLKYVLQRISTSLLTLFVIITLTFFLMRAIPGGPFTDEKVIPPEIMEKILERYHMNDPLWKQYGHYLWNAIHFDFGPSYRYEGMTVNQLISGSFPASALVGSLAILLSLAVGIPAGIISALRRGRWQDKTAMVLATLGITIPNYVIATLMVYLFAYRWGIVTVGFWEGLPTSILPAITLAGYPAAFISRLTRSSMLEVIQQDYIRTAYSKGLRERTVVYIHALRNAIIPVVTYLGPLIAGILTGSFVVEQVFGIPGLGLFFVTSIQNRDYTTIMGVTIFFSALLVFMNLLVDICLGFIDPRIKLAK
- a CDS encoding ABC transporter permease; this translates as MTEKISAEARPVRLPDLNDASLFEFVGAEEKNKAEFIRPSQTYWQDAWQRLKRDKLAMFGLFLIVGIFLMAIFGPLLSPYAYDEQDFLISNEFPSWAHPFGTDMFGRDMFVRVMYGARISLAVGLMASLINLTIGVIYGSISGFVGGRTDDVMMRIVDTIRSVPTMIYVILLMVVVGPGLKSIFITLGINYWTNMARIVRAEIMRVKNEEFVLAARVIGASPARMLLRHLIPNAMGPILVTLTFCIPQAIFAEAFLSFVGLGVSAPMASWGVLSSDAMNALMVYPYQLFFPAMAISLTILAFNFFGDGLRDALDPRLRK
- a CDS encoding ABC transporter ATP-binding protein, translated to MSENILTISDLHTSFFTPVGEVKAVGGVSLKLAKGEVLGIVGESGSGKSVTMLSMLHLLGPSGKVVAGSVNFEGQELTTMNYKQMSDIRANKISMIFQDPMTSLNPVLSISYQLCEPLIRHKHMNRPEAKKRVIELLHDVGIEPAEERIGQYPHQFSGGQRQRLMIAMALACNPDLLIADEPTTALDVTVQAQILELMKDLQKKWNTAIILITHDLGVIAGMADRVAVMYSGHIVEEGTRRHIFYHPAHPYTQGLLKSVPNPDNLTKERLVPIKGQPPDLLNPPKGCPYALRCPKAMRVCLQYPPETQFVEEGHSAACWLQHAPHGGDAR
- a CDS encoding ABC transporter ATP-binding protein; this encodes MTGGQEILLEVTDLVKHFNVPRGVVRSVDGVSFSIRRGETLGLVGESGCGKTTAGRTIIRLYDVTSGSVKWKGHELASLSQKEMIPYRKELQMIFQDPYASLNPRMTVGDIVIEPMVIHGVPRDERIDRMRRLLSIVGLNSEHANRYPHEFSGGQRQRIGIARALAVEPECIICDEPISALNVSIQAQIVNTLEDLQRDLGLTYLFIAHDLSMVKHISDRVAVMYLGNIVEVAESNELYTNPLHPYTQSLLSAIPVPDPDKSDARKRIQLVGEVPSPIDPPSGCKFHTRCPWAFDRCGAEAPRLAGGEHQCACWLVND
- a CDS encoding peptide ABC transporter substrate-binding protein, which encodes MRKRSWILAAAAALALCASACAAEKVFVYNLGVEPRTIDPALNNATDGSTVIYNLFEGLVRVSLEDKPEPGLAKSWDVSEDGLTWTFHLRDGLKWHDGTPLTAEHFRYGLLRVVDPNVASPYAFLGFPIVNAENFYNGKCKAEDVGIKVIDNTTLELKLAYQNPLMLDHLSYHIFFPAKPEVVEAHPRDWTTSPDTILCNGPFYLTEWKHNAEMTLVKNPHYWDAENVKIDKVRVVMITDPNTALAAFKGGKIDFTKRLPSMQIPVLLKSGQAKTVNTLGVSFSVFNVTQPPFDNPLVRRAFALAVDRQGIVDKVTMAGQAPANAYIPYGLPGPEDGKDFRSAGKSYFSNRAQPEEARKLLAEAGYPDGKGFPKVTYKYNTNEGNKNIAEALQAMWKRNLGIEVELYNEEWKVFINTRFQKNYQIARHAYLVDFFDPASLMDILVSDSPENVTGYNNPEYDKLVVAARSEMDHAKRIGYLLKAEDILMQDLPALPINYYSTPYMVSERVKGMYISPRNWDFFRGVEIAE